GTTATGAGCCAAAACTCGACAGAGACCGAAGCGGATGTGATGGACTACGTTGCTTCAAACGTAGCTACCTACAAGAGGGTTAGAGCTCTTCACTTTGTCGACTCAATCCCCAAGTCACCCTCTGGGAAAATAATGCGAAGGTTTCTCAAAGAAGAACTGGAAAAGAAGATTAACAGCAGTAGTCAGTCCCGCTCATCACCAATAGCTATCTAAATCCGGTTGCCAAAACATGCAATTAGAGGGAACCTTTACTTTTCATTAGCTTCTTTTAATTTCAAGTCTGAATAATAAATCCATGATTAATGAAACACGACAGATTTTATGCGAGAAACATAATCACTGTAAGACACTACTATGTTTTTAATATCCATTGATCCTGAGAAGAATCGTGTAAACGATGTTACGAAAGCACGTACTAGTAGTATATACAGGACAGAAGCTACACACACAAGAGTGTTATGCAGCAACACCTGCAAGTATATTTTCTTTCTAATCAACCCATCTAAAACTGGGGGAAGATTTTTACAGCAAAAAATTACTAATTTCGTTAATCCAATGTAAGCATACCGAGAGAGCATCTCACCAATCACGGGTCAACCACATGTATACACACCCTTTCTACTATTCCACCTCCCAGATACTGAGATCATACTACGAAGGTCTTTTTTGAGGGTTTGCGACCACGTTTCTTCCTCGGGTTGTTGTCAATCATGCAGTTGAAGGCATTAACAAGGTCATGATCCTCATCGTTTATTAGAATCTTTGCTgtgttagggtttttgagaagaaGCTTGGCCACAAGATATCCTGCAATTGACCATGTCTGGTACAAACAAGCTTGTTTCCCAACGAATCTGGCTCGTTTTGTATCATAATATTCTGGCCACCTGTCTCTTGCAATCCGCTTCCCGGCAATCTCCACAGCCTTCTCAGCAATTTCTGGTCTGCCCATCTTTATACATGCCACCGTAAGCTGCAATAATTTGAAGAACAAATGAGAAAGAAGAAATTTTCATCGCACCAAAAGGGTCAAAATGATGGGAAAAATCTTTGATCCTTTATGAAACAAATTCCGTTCACCCACTCCTAGATAGAAGAACAAAAGTTTTAGTTTTCATTGGTTGTTCTAGAGTTAATAAGTTAATAGAAGTACAAAATTATTACATGCTAttagggaaaagaaaaaaaaaagtcattcTAAGTTGAGCTAGCAACAAAAAGCGGAAAGACTGCCATTATAAAATCCAGTTGAGGTTGTTGATCTACATTAAGAATTGATGAGCAAAATTAAAGTCACACCTGTCTAGAACGCTAATGTGTACTGGTAAACACTACTGTTTAGTTACAAttcaaaagtaagaagattgaaggaaAAGTGACCGACCTGCCAGAGTAGAGTTGGCCATGAACCTCCATTATGGTACGACCAAGGCCTGCAACAGAAACAAAGAGGTTAGATTTAGAGATGAAAATAAAATGTCAAATACTAGAATATCCTTGAGAGATTCACATAACAATCATTAAGAAGCTGAAATTTACGTGTTTTTGGGATCACTGCCAGTAATTATTTTCCATTCCTGCCCCTCAAGAGCAGGATAACATATCTTCAGAGGCATATCCGCAACCAAATCTGACCATTTGGCTTCAATGAGATCAAGAATAGCATGGGATTGTTCTTTTGTTGCCAAACTACTAGTTATAGACCACAAGTTCCCGAGCGAGAAGAAGCGGAAATCCATGTGAGCTGGCTGTAAGTTTCCAATTAAATAACCACCTCTATTGGGCATCCATTCAACCAGCCAAGGAGAAATCTGATCAGGATAGATGTTAAACTTGTTGACTGCATCATAGGAGTACTCTTCTGTTTTATAACGGTAGATCTCATTCAGTTTCTTCATGTCAATCCAATAATATTCCCTGATATGGAACGACAAAGCAACTAGACGGTTGTTGAGTGCCTGAAGTAGGTCATGTGACCCATCCTCGGCGGTAAGCATATCACGCGCAGAAAGTAGAGCTGAATAGAACAATGCCTGGAAGAACACACGACTTCACACATTTCAGTTCAATGTCTTCTCAAACACAAGCATTAAACAACTCCTGAATAGTGAAAcccactaaaaccaaaattctcacAGAAATGTAATATAAGAAAAGGACATTTTTGCAAGCTGGGACTACTCTCTACGCCTTTGCAACCTCATACCTGAATTTCTAGGGGGTGGCCATGGATTCCCATACGGCGATCTATCATGCAAGAACCATCAGTTACCAGTAAAGTTGGAAACATGTCAAAACCATCTGCCAGACAGAGCTTTAAAATCATCTTAATTCCAGTTTGTACATCTACTCTCTCCTGAACAGTAAGATCTCCAGAGCATTTTCCGTACGCTCGTAAGAGAATAATCCACCACAATCCTGATTTTACATAGATAGAAAACAGAGACAAATTATATGTAGAAGCCAGGTTAATCAAGAAATAAATTTCACCAAGAAAAACTTGCTGACAAGTTTATAAACTTACGTACCTGAATCAACTGGTGCAACCCGGCCAATTGCCGCCTCTCCAAAGTCAGGATccaaaacttcttctttgttgttttcaTCACCATCAATTGGAACACTTTTAACCTTGAAGCTAGCAGGCATGAGCCCTTGACCAGGACTATGGCAGTCCATGGTTTTTTCCCAACTCTATCACACACATGAAAAACAATCTATTGTAATTCGTTGAAAGCTAATACCCTTAAGCCACCTCAATGACTAGAATGAGATAGAAAAACAAAGACTGCTCAAGGAGACATAAAACTACAAAGCAAATGGGAAATGTTTAGAATGGAAAACACTCTATTACCTGTAATTGAAG
This portion of the Papaver somniferum cultivar HN1 chromosome 11, ASM357369v1, whole genome shotgun sequence genome encodes:
- the LOC113320501 gene encoding neutral/alkaline invertase 3, chloroplastic-like; the encoded protein is MSMGSSEAIFLRGFASHVFCYDPCFSKSIFPTKSRVKCRKSRVYAQSLNCSRTHWNSRGGNGIHQIGYGNDAIKPYRYLSCRCQQVGKNNGLTAEDVNGAWLGDRTVKQNPSSEVNALNVGGLMEEAQQVLEEKKKFATNGKISGGDPDSSMDSLEDEAWNLLRDSILTYCGSPIGTIAAKDPTGKTTANYDQVFIRDFIPSGIAFLLKGEHDIVRNFLLHTLQLQSWEKTMDCHSPGQGLMPASFKVKSVPIDGDENNKEEVLDPDFGEAAIGRVAPVDSGLWWIILLRAYGKCSGDLTVQERVDVQTGIKMILKLCLADGFDMFPTLLVTDGSCMIDRRMGIHGHPLEIQALFYSALLSARDMLTAEDGSHDLLQALNNRLVALSFHIREYYWIDMKKLNEIYRYKTEEYSYDAVNKFNIYPDQISPWLVEWMPNRGGYLIGNLQPAHMDFRFFSLGNLWSITSSLATKEQSHAILDLIEAKWSDLVADMPLKICYPALEGQEWKIITGSDPKNTPWSYHNGGSWPTLLWQLTVACIKMGRPEIAEKAVEIAGKRIARDRWPEYYDTKRARFVGKQACLYQTWSIAGYLVAKLLLKNPNTAKILINDEDHDLVNAFNCMIDNNPRKKRGRKPSKKTFVV